A genomic segment from Nicotiana sylvestris chromosome 1, ASM39365v2, whole genome shotgun sequence encodes:
- the LOC104242799 gene encoding rhodanese-like domain-containing protein 6 isoform X1: protein MANQEPKKQEEVEEYGVLLYYKYTSIPDLQELFNFYESNCNTLSLLGRVRLSPNGVNVTVGGKLSALEEHIVAVKLNSLFEGTDFKLASCHEPSNDRVAKECGFTSLSIRIVKELVTLSSCPLQKSPEISNAGKHLSAVEFHSVLHNIGNTQDKLIPSSSNGIVLMDARNLYETRIGKFYTPNVETLDPEIRQYSDLPSWIDNNSEKLRGNNILMYCTGGIRCEMASAYIRSKGAGFENVFQLYGGIQRYLEQFPDGGFFKGKNFVFDHRVSVGSSDSRILGTCLLCNSPFDDYSSRSRCTYCRMLVLVCDNCREKDSSYVCELCRKNSLCIQPTSATEFDNSVEISEVAELEAVSTSDRIAPPALVSGPRTLRKLRILCLHGFRQNASGFKGRTASLAKKLKSIAELVFVDAPHELPFIYQIRQNCDSASELENNHPPSESCNKKFSWLVAPDHKGENDSDWKIADSPFDPLQYQKQTEGFDKSIAYLKALYSKAGPFDGILGFSQGAAMAALVCLHQQKLKGQMEFRFAILCSGFAVNMNNCQQGSINVPSLHIFGSDKGKDRQIENEASKYLASLFENGCSVVIEHDFGHIIPARPPYIDQIKDFLKRFL from the exons ATGGCGAATCAGGAACCAAAAAAGCAGGAAGAAGTAGAAGAATACGGGGTGTTGTTATACTACAAATACACTAGCATTCCCGACCTCCAAGAACTGTTCAACTTCTATGAATCCAACTGTAACACTCTTTCCCTCCTCGGTCGTGTTCGCCTCTCTCCCAATGGCGTCAACGTCACT GTTGGTGGCAAGTTATCTGCTTTGGAGGAGCATATTGTTGCAGTGAAGTTGAATTCCTTGTTTGAAGGCACGGACTTCAAGCTTGCCTCTTGTCATGAACCTTCGAACGATAGGGTCGCCAAGGAATGTGGATTTACTTCCCTCTCCATACGTATTGTTAAG GAATTGGTAACTTTAAGTTCCTGTCCCCTGCAAAAGTCACCTGAAATTTCAAATGCGGGGAAGCATCTCTCTGCAGTTGAATTCCACTCTGTCCTTCACAATATTG GGAACACGCAAGACAAACTGATTCCAAGCAGCAGTAACGGAATAGTCCTGATGGATGCAAGGAATTTATATGAGACTAGAATTGGGAAGTTCTATACACCAAATGTGGAGACTTTGGATCCAGAAATCCGGCAGTACAGCGACCTTCCTTCTTGGATAGATAATAACTCTGAGAAGTTGCGTGGGAACAATATTCTTAT GTATTGTACTGGAGGAATTAGATGCGAGATGGCATCAGCCTATATCAGGTCTAAAGGTGCCGGCTTTGAAAATGTTTTCCAG CTTTATGGTGGGATTCAACGATATCTGGAGCAATTTCCTGATGGTGGTTTTTTCAAAGGAAAGAATTTTGTCTTTGACCACAG GGTTTCAGTTGGAAGTTCAGATTCAAGAATTTTGGGTACTTGTCTTCTCTGTAATTCTCCATTTGATGATTACTCCTCACGGAGCCGGTGCACATACTGTAGGATGCTTGTATTAGTCTGTGATAATTGCCGG GAGAAGGATTCTTCTTATGTTTGTGAATTATGCCGGAAAAACAGCCTGTGTATTCAACCAACTTCAGCAACAGAGTTTGACAACTCGGTGGAAATATCAGAAGTCGCAGAGCTTGAAGCTGTCTCTACCTCGGACAGAATAGCACCACCTGCCTTGGTTTCAG GACCCAGGACATTGCGAAAACTGAGAATTCTTTGCCTTCATGGTTTTCGCCAGAATGCTTCTGGATTCAAAGGTAGAACTGCATCTTTAGCCAAGAAACTCAAGAGCATTGCGGAGCTTGTTTTTGTGGATGCACCCCATGAATTGCCTTTCATTTATCAAATTCGTCAAAACTGCGATTCTGCATCAGAACTGGAAAATAACCATCCACCTTCGGAGAGTTGCAATAAAAAGTTTTCATGGTTAGTTGCACCTGATCACAAGGGGGAGAACGATTCTGATTGGAAGATAGCTGACAGTCCATTTGATCCTCTTCAGTACCAGAAACAAACTGAAGGTTTCGATAAATCAATTGCTTATTTAAAAGCCTTATATTCTAAAGCAGGCCCATTTGATGGGATATTGGGTTTTTCACAAGGAGCTGCAATGGCCGCTTTAGTTTGCCTGCATCAACAGAAGCTAAAAGGACAGATGGAATTCAGATTTGCGATCCTGTGCTCTGGATTTGCTGTCAATATGAACAATTGTCAGCAGGGGTCAATCAATGTTCCTTCACTTCATATATTTGGCAGCGACAAGGGCAAAGATAGGCAGATAGAGAATGAAGCTAGTAAATACCTTGCTTCTTTGTTTGAGAATGGCTGCTCCGTTGTTATTGAACATGACTTTGGTCATATAATTCCAGCACGACCTCCGTATATAGACCAGATAAAAGATTTCCTCAAACGTTTCCTGTAA
- the LOC104242799 gene encoding rhodanese-like domain-containing protein 6 isoform X2 — protein MRGSISLQLNSTLSFTILNECVYFSGSCLILSNLLGNTQDKLIPSSSNGIVLMDARNLYETRIGKFYTPNVETLDPEIRQYSDLPSWIDNNSEKLRGNNILMYCTGGIRCEMASAYIRSKGAGFENVFQLYGGIQRYLEQFPDGGFFKGKNFVFDHRVSVGSSDSRILGTCLLCNSPFDDYSSRSRCTYCRMLVLVCDNCREKDSSYVCELCRKNSLCIQPTSATEFDNSVEISEVAELEAVSTSDRIAPPALVSGPRTLRKLRILCLHGFRQNASGFKGRTASLAKKLKSIAELVFVDAPHELPFIYQIRQNCDSASELENNHPPSESCNKKFSWLVAPDHKGENDSDWKIADSPFDPLQYQKQTEGFDKSIAYLKALYSKAGPFDGILGFSQGAAMAALVCLHQQKLKGQMEFRFAILCSGFAVNMNNCQQGSINVPSLHIFGSDKGKDRQIENEASKYLASLFENGCSVVIEHDFGHIIPARPPYIDQIKDFLKRFL, from the exons ATGCGGGGAAGCATCTCTCTGCAGTTGAATTCCACTCTGTCCTTCACAATATTG AACGAATGTGTATATTTCTCTGGCAGCTGTTTAATTCTCAGTAATTTATTAGGGAACACGCAAGACAAACTGATTCCAAGCAGCAGTAACGGAATAGTCCTGATGGATGCAAGGAATTTATATGAGACTAGAATTGGGAAGTTCTATACACCAAATGTGGAGACTTTGGATCCAGAAATCCGGCAGTACAGCGACCTTCCTTCTTGGATAGATAATAACTCTGAGAAGTTGCGTGGGAACAATATTCTTAT GTATTGTACTGGAGGAATTAGATGCGAGATGGCATCAGCCTATATCAGGTCTAAAGGTGCCGGCTTTGAAAATGTTTTCCAG CTTTATGGTGGGATTCAACGATATCTGGAGCAATTTCCTGATGGTGGTTTTTTCAAAGGAAAGAATTTTGTCTTTGACCACAG GGTTTCAGTTGGAAGTTCAGATTCAAGAATTTTGGGTACTTGTCTTCTCTGTAATTCTCCATTTGATGATTACTCCTCACGGAGCCGGTGCACATACTGTAGGATGCTTGTATTAGTCTGTGATAATTGCCGG GAGAAGGATTCTTCTTATGTTTGTGAATTATGCCGGAAAAACAGCCTGTGTATTCAACCAACTTCAGCAACAGAGTTTGACAACTCGGTGGAAATATCAGAAGTCGCAGAGCTTGAAGCTGTCTCTACCTCGGACAGAATAGCACCACCTGCCTTGGTTTCAG GACCCAGGACATTGCGAAAACTGAGAATTCTTTGCCTTCATGGTTTTCGCCAGAATGCTTCTGGATTCAAAGGTAGAACTGCATCTTTAGCCAAGAAACTCAAGAGCATTGCGGAGCTTGTTTTTGTGGATGCACCCCATGAATTGCCTTTCATTTATCAAATTCGTCAAAACTGCGATTCTGCATCAGAACTGGAAAATAACCATCCACCTTCGGAGAGTTGCAATAAAAAGTTTTCATGGTTAGTTGCACCTGATCACAAGGGGGAGAACGATTCTGATTGGAAGATAGCTGACAGTCCATTTGATCCTCTTCAGTACCAGAAACAAACTGAAGGTTTCGATAAATCAATTGCTTATTTAAAAGCCTTATATTCTAAAGCAGGCCCATTTGATGGGATATTGGGTTTTTCACAAGGAGCTGCAATGGCCGCTTTAGTTTGCCTGCATCAACAGAAGCTAAAAGGACAGATGGAATTCAGATTTGCGATCCTGTGCTCTGGATTTGCTGTCAATATGAACAATTGTCAGCAGGGGTCAATCAATGTTCCTTCACTTCATATATTTGGCAGCGACAAGGGCAAAGATAGGCAGATAGAGAATGAAGCTAGTAAATACCTTGCTTCTTTGTTTGAGAATGGCTGCTCCGTTGTTATTGAACATGACTTTGGTCATATAATTCCAGCACGACCTCCGTATATAGACCAGATAAAAGATTTCCTCAAACGTTTCCTGTAA